The sequence CTCTCCGTTCTCTATGAAACGGGCACGATTACCCTTGCCGAATGCCCAGTCCAGCATGCAGTACCGTGggccgatgttgtccgcaagaggtggccgccttaatagagtttcataaacaaaagcaccataagcataagcatacataaacaaacaatGAACTCAAATCATATCAAGATCAAATTTTAAGCACAttcctccaacaacatctactacacatgatggatcaaatcatatcaacatgcatcatataaaaaaaacctccaacatacatcatagcttcatatttttaaacaaaattttccaaacaatatcttcatatcatcatatcaacatgcatcatcaaactagggttcatcttcacactagagcatatcatcatatcaacatgcatcatcaaactagggttcatcccTTTATCAACAatacatcataatttttttaacaaaaaaattatgaactagggttcatcttcacactaacatatgaactattgattagagtaCATATCCAATACCACTAattactaaagaactaagaactacaaCTACAATCAATCTTAGGTGGAAAAAAATCAATCTAAGTTCAAAAACatgagggatttcaagcaaataatgcgtTGAATCGGtagcaagtttgcaaaaactaattggagggatcggaggagcttacggttctctcctcggggccatctcgatccgccaaaacggtgaagaatcggtgaagatccaagggggggagtggaggagatgagagagggagagaggggcgacttgggggagaaagaaaggagaaactgccgacttgggggaggggaggggtggggagaAGGGAAGGGGCGCGGTCTCGGGCGAAATAATTGCcccgcaccctaccgccagggcccctggcggtaAGGTTAGACAGCCTACTGCCAGGGCCCATGACGGTAGGGTGCAATGGAGGGGGACGGCGCCGTCTCCgcgtgctgacgtggataagtttcctaatgccctggcggtaggcaaaagggtcaaatctcgaaaaaaattcaaaccggGACCAGATCCTGAAATACTTtctaaaaagggtcaaaacacgaaattcggCGTTCGGGGACGGGTTTACGGACGTCGGCAACAACAACTACCTAGAGAACAACGAGGTAGGGAACCCCGTAAGAGCAAATCACTCCTACTATGGCATAGACTTCCCCAATTCCGTGGCCACCGGAAGATTCAGCAACGGATTCAACTTGGCTGACTTCATCGGTATGCTAAGTTGCTAACTTTGATCCCATCACGCTATGTCTATTTTTCATAATTTGCTTACCGTTCAAGACAACTGACATGGCCACTTGTGCACAACACAATTGATCTACGTGTTCTAACATTATTACTCAACCAACATCCATTGTTTGCCAACAGGTTTCCATTTAATATAGTCTTATTTTCTCATGTAGTATAGCCTGAATTTGTTTTACTTTCCTGCAGGAGAAATTGTTTTACTTTACCGACATGGTGGCTAGCTGTTGAAAAACGGTACTTGTTAGAACAGAATAGAGAGGGGTTTGGTGGAATTGATGTATATTGTATTGAGCCTCTTGGGCGGTTTATATAGAGTACAAGGCTTGGAGAGCAAGAAGTCTCCCCTCGAGATAAGGCAGGAGATGGTTACAAATCATAGTCTACCGTATACAGATATATGCCTATATACTCGAACATCCTCCGCAGTCGTAGCGGTAGCGTCGCGGACAGCAGGAGCGTTGTGGACGATCAGACTGGAAAGAAAAGCAGGCGACGGGCTGATAGTACTGAAAGATATATAGCACAGTGTATACACTGTATTCGATATGTGCTATCAGCTGCCAAGACGTAACTAAGATATGAAAATTAACCAAACAATTACATTGGCATAAAAATCCCGTTTCGGTTTGACTACTACTGAATACCATCTTCATTTCAATTTATAAGGCATATAACTTTTCTTATCTTATTTCATATGATAGGGTGTGTGCATGTGAATTTATCGATGTTTCTCCATGTTCGCTCGAATCCTAGCAATCGCATATTCTGCTGTTCTATGTATATATAAGCATGGCTAGTTTCTATTTTCTTTGTTTTGGTTTCATTAGCATTTTTAAGTTTTATGTCGGCTTAAAACATGCATTACAGTCTGAACTGGATAGAACCGTATATAATTCGTCAAAAATCAGGAAGAATATCAATCCTTTTAAATGAATGGAtatactccctttgtcccaaaataagtgtctcaactatATACTAACTTTAGTAGAAATTTATACTAAACTTGAAagacttattttgggacggagggagtattatctaAGTTATTCTGTTTTTGAAAGAATATTGATCAACCAGTGGTGTGTATACCCTTGATTGATATGCAGCAAAGGCTATGGGATTCGAGATGAGCCCTCCCACAAAAATGGAGGCTGGTTTTGCTGGAGTCAACTATGCTTCGGCGACCTCTGGGATTTGGAGAGACATCGTAAGTGGACACCTTCATGCATGCACGAGTATTTGAATTTGCATGCATTTTTTTTTCAGGAATGCATGTGCATTCATCGTCATTCGTCAACATACCTTCAGCTATCATACATCCATAGACATATCAGTACTACTATTTACAGGAATGTGTAAACACAAAATAATGGTACAGATATATTTAGTTCTTAGACATCAACTACAGTTAGTCGCATTGATGTTAATGCCATTTTGCAGGACACCGGACTGGACATCCCACTGATGGTGATGGACCAAGTGAAGAACTTCGCGGACACGATAGGGCAGATGGGCGCCAACCGTAGCCCGCAAGACCTGAGCAAGATGTTGTCCAATTCCCTCTtcctcatcagcaccggcaccacCGACCTCTACTTAATCTACAACATCAACAACAATGGGGGCTCGGACAGCAAAACCGATGTCCCACACCTCATCTCCTCCTACGGCGACAACATCATGACCTTGTACAACTTGGGCGCGAGGAAGTTCGGTATCATCAACGTCCCGACCTTGTGCACGGCGGTGGTGCGCCATGGCTGTGAGGGCCTCATTACCAGCCTCCGGGAGGAGTTCAACGATGGCATCAAGCCACTCATGGCCGGCCTCGCCTCCAACCTCAGTGGCCTCCGCTACTCCATTGCCGACTTTCACGCCTTCTCGGATGCAGTCAACATGAGTCCGTCGGCCTACAGTAAAATCTATCAAAGTTGTCGACATTCTTACATGGTCATGCATCTGTCAGTTGAAAATGTTGGTGTGGTTTGTTGATGGATGCACAGGGTTTGTGAACACCGGGGGCGCGTGCTGCCAAGGCTCCTGCGCACCTGGTTCTGGGCTGCCGTGTGCCAACCGCTCTCAGTACTGGTACTGGTATTGGAACGAGGAGTACCCGACGGAGCAGGCCGCTAAGCtgggattttttttaaaaactatgatgatttttatagcaaattcggaaactatacaccctaatggagaaaaatcaaaagtatcaccccGTCGGTCTCCTGTTGGCCGAAAAAGGACTTTTCGGCCTTAGggtgtatagtttccgaatttgctataaaaatcatcatagtttctCAAAAAAACCTAAGCTGGCCGCATCTGCGTTTTTCAATGGCACAACCCAATTCACAACGCCGGTGAACTTCAAGACGCTGATCAGCCAAAAGTGATAGTATTTCTTTATGTTTCCGACTTGCGGTATCCAGAAATAAAGCGAGACATCTGTGTGAGACTTATATTGCCATTTGCCTTGAATTCCAATGTGCGGCTTTGTGTTTATCATAATATTCAGGGTACGGTGGCACGTTGTGTTTTACTCCCtacgtcccaaaattcttgtcttagattcatctagatacggatgtatctaatactaaaacatgacttgatacatccgtatttagacaaaattaagacaagaattttgggacggagagaatAGATGGGATTGGGTATGTGGAAACGGTTCAAGCATTCCTACTCTATCCACGTGTGTAGTGTGTAGTCGCATGCTCGTAGGGATAAAGTGTACGTGCATGTGCTCATAGGAATGAATGTATGTGAGAGTCGACGTTTATAATGTGTTTCTACAAAAACGCCGACACTTATAGCAGCTCTCTTTACATGTGTCCAAGCTGAATTTTACAGTATCCACATTCCATCGGGACGGATGCATGGGCATGCACACATTCTTAGGTCATCAATTTGACTAACAAAATagtctctccgttcctaaatataagtctttcgaAGGATTTcattatggaccacatacggagcaaaatgagtgaatctacactctaaaatgcatctatatacatctgtatggggttcatagtagaatctctacaaagacttatatttaggaacggagggagtatatgttataaGCCACCCAAATTATATGTTTAGAAACTttattcaaatatgaatccaatgatatacttttggtTTTGTGGGAAAAAAGGATATGCTTTTGATCGTTAGTCAAAAAAAAATGCAGGTAGATCGGTAGTCAAATTGAGTATCTAAAAACCAGAGGGAGTACTGGAGGGAGCATATCTGTATATGGACTACGCAAAAAGAACATTCTCAAGTGTGTGCCGGAGGTCGTGTAAGGGCACTGTTGGTGCCTGTGTCTATTTGTACTATTAAACAGGGATATAGATACAACTCACCTACGTactgtaccatatctaataaatctAATAATGCCTTGTGTCCACATTTTGTGCTGCCTAATAATTTAAAAATAGCATGTAGTAGGATCATTCTAGCTGGTGGTGGTTTGGATCCCAGGCGGCCATCATCAGGTTGATCTTGGCAATGGTGCCAGGATGGTGGAAACGCCAAACTGTTCGAGGGAAAAAGAAAAGGCCGGCAGAGGGGCGCGTGTTGTCTCGAGGAATTAACAGGAAACTCGCCGCGCGCATTGATCAGAGCAAAGAGAAAAACTGACCAGAGTTGAAGAAGGCCTGACTATCGACTGCACTCCCAAGCGTCTGTCTACCCTCAGATCACATCGCATAAGCTGCAGTTCGCCTTCCTCGCACCTACCAGAGCATCCTCTGGTCTCATTTGAGGCATGGCAGCTCGGCGGACCATTGCCATGTTGGAAGGGGGTATGAGTGGAATGATCGGCCTCAGT comes from Triticum aestivum cultivar Chinese Spring chromosome 5B, IWGSC CS RefSeq v2.1, whole genome shotgun sequence and encodes:
- the LOC123115059 gene encoding GDSL esterase/lipase At1g71250-like, with amino-acid sequence MEGDGAVSAVKTRNSAFGDGFTDVGNNNYLENNEVGNPVRANHSYYGIDFPNSVATGRFSNGFNLADFIAKAMGFEMSPPTKMEAGFAGVNYASATSGIWRDIDTGLDIPLMVMDQVKNFADTIGQMGANRSPQDLSKMLSNSLFLISTGTTDLYLIYNINNNGGSDSKTDVPHLISSYGDNIMTLYNLGARKFGIINVPTLCTAVVRHGCEGLITSLREEFNDGIKPLMAGLASNLSGLRYSIADFHAFSDAVNMSPSAYSKIYQSCLWFVDGCTGFVNTGGACCQGSCAPGSGLPCANRSQYWYWYWNEEYPTEQAAKLAASAFFNGTTQFTTPVNFKTLISQK